A part of Geothrix oryzae genomic DNA contains:
- a CDS encoding FG-GAP repeat domain-containing protein: MRLPALLSGSLGILALLGCSSSDHANGPASGYLVNAIAVADIDANGLPDILGMVSTNLGGAATQGYVSTRLQRSAGSFVLPTRFGVGTGPANLTLADLNGDGRPDLIVANAGDQSISVRLADPSRPGFFQPATVLATPGRRPLDVAAGDFDGDGRMDLVVAASGANSVLVFTQTATGAFNAPLAYAVGGDPQAVAAVDLDGNGRTDLAVATTANTVSILLQTGAGIFAPAVDYATGTQPVAIKAVDLNGDGRPDLLTANYGAAVGPTAQGLSVLLQGAPGTFLTPVHYATGYRSTALAVGDLNGDGKVDVVVADSGLPGDPGGLSVFLQDPATPGALLAPASYRGNWGPMGVAIGDMDGDGFPDLVLADGDITVRLNSPTAPGTFGPPLFFYN; encoded by the coding sequence ATGCGCCTTCCCGCCCTGCTCTCCGGTTCTCTCGGGATCCTCGCCCTGCTGGGATGTTCAAGCTCAGATCATGCCAACGGCCCCGCCTCCGGCTACCTGGTGAACGCCATCGCGGTGGCCGACATCGACGCCAACGGCCTGCCGGACATCCTCGGCATGGTCTCCACGAACCTGGGTGGGGCGGCGACCCAGGGCTATGTCTCCACACGGCTCCAGAGGTCCGCCGGGAGTTTCGTCCTGCCCACCCGCTTCGGCGTGGGTACGGGGCCGGCCAACCTGACCCTGGCGGATCTGAATGGGGACGGGCGCCCCGATCTCATCGTGGCCAACGCCGGGGACCAGAGCATCTCGGTCCGCTTGGCGGATCCATCCCGGCCCGGCTTCTTCCAGCCCGCCACCGTGCTCGCCACGCCGGGACGCCGCCCCCTGGATGTGGCCGCGGGGGACTTTGATGGCGACGGCCGGATGGACCTCGTGGTGGCGGCCAGCGGGGCCAACAGCGTGCTCGTCTTCACGCAGACCGCCACCGGCGCCTTCAATGCGCCCCTGGCCTACGCCGTCGGGGGCGATCCCCAGGCCGTGGCCGCCGTGGACCTCGACGGCAACGGCCGGACCGACCTGGCCGTGGCCACCACCGCCAACACCGTGTCCATCCTCCTCCAGACTGGCGCCGGGATCTTCGCCCCCGCCGTGGACTACGCGACGGGCACCCAGCCCGTGGCCATCAAGGCCGTGGACCTCAACGGGGACGGCAGGCCTGATCTCCTCACCGCCAACTACGGGGCGGCCGTAGGCCCCACCGCCCAGGGCCTGAGCGTGCTGCTCCAGGGCGCGCCCGGCACCTTCCTGACCCCCGTCCACTACGCCACCGGCTACCGCTCGACCGCCCTGGCCGTGGGGGACCTGAACGGCGATGGCAAGGTGGATGTGGTGGTGGCCGACTCGGGGCTTCCGGGCGATCCAGGCGGCCTCTCCGTCTTCCTCCAGGATCCCGCCACACCCGGGGCCCTGCTGGCGCCAGCCAGCTACCGGGGCAACTGGGGGCCCATGGGCGTGGCCATCGGCGACATGGATGGCGATGGCTTCCCGGACCTGGTGCTGGCGGATGGCGACATCACGGTGCGCCTCAACAGCCCGACCGCGCCGGGCACCTTCGGTCCCCCCCTGTTCTTCTACAACTGA
- a CDS encoding tetratricopeptide repeat protein → MANDLPGSYCQNCLTWNPGDRETCVKCGTRLLILAGDQTWEDEPEEAEGGEDLEEHLLERITGLEETLRRVETYLETVSDQLGKLERSEVMLRNGLMALVQEMEQKRQLDAHAFSERWEHLVEENLNLISARELFTRYRARILPIARPKSMSQLKRALLETTALLESADLPGAAQRLGQALPLDPKNYELIFTVASLHEAAQNFEEAESLARKAVGLSPRHFEAWMLLAKLLQELPERADQAIEAMHQAADLRPDDPEPRMMLAELLLEQEDLQGALEAAQEAVVRRKDGETLLLLGQVHLARGESALAVPVLKDASAYLPGDLHVREALAEAYLLQDERPKAFAILHELLLQNPGDPQLLLMLDAETHPQLREARDGKPGTQTLLDEAETLLDEDQLESAALLLKRARRKGRSQRLEWLELRLAFLRQPEKTLKAALDFACSDRHPRLCFLALRLVLEHLMAQKREPEIARALDAFLTRHPKSSGAWEAALMRLAYRLMNGQVTEQDLVEVRRLHAHPLPGLEPRARTLLGQYLLALKHHQDVLDLLDPLLEKEPTLINHFQLGAALAGLGEREEARILLKAGLEADPGDLNESQAKGVRSQIRGLMKELDEPPQP, encoded by the coding sequence ATGGCCAACGACCTGCCCGGCTCCTACTGCCAGAACTGCCTCACCTGGAATCCCGGGGATCGGGAGACTTGCGTAAAGTGCGGCACGCGGCTCCTCATCCTTGCCGGGGACCAGACCTGGGAGGACGAACCTGAGGAGGCCGAGGGCGGCGAGGATCTGGAAGAGCACCTCCTGGAGCGCATCACCGGCCTGGAGGAGACCCTCCGCCGGGTGGAGACCTACCTGGAGACCGTCTCCGACCAGCTGGGCAAGCTGGAGCGCAGCGAGGTCATGCTGCGCAACGGCCTGATGGCTCTGGTGCAGGAGATGGAGCAGAAGCGCCAGCTGGACGCCCACGCCTTCTCCGAACGCTGGGAGCACCTGGTGGAGGAGAACCTGAACCTCATCAGCGCCCGGGAGCTCTTCACCCGCTACCGGGCCCGGATCCTTCCCATCGCCCGGCCCAAGTCCATGTCCCAGCTCAAGCGGGCCCTGCTGGAGACCACGGCCCTGCTGGAATCCGCCGACCTGCCGGGCGCCGCCCAGCGCCTGGGCCAGGCCCTGCCCCTGGATCCCAAGAACTACGAGCTCATCTTCACAGTCGCCTCGCTGCACGAAGCCGCCCAGAACTTCGAGGAGGCGGAAAGCCTGGCCCGGAAGGCCGTGGGCCTGAGCCCCCGGCACTTCGAGGCCTGGATGCTGCTGGCCAAGCTCCTCCAGGAGCTGCCCGAGCGCGCCGACCAGGCCATCGAGGCCATGCACCAGGCCGCGGACCTGCGCCCCGACGATCCCGAGCCCCGCATGATGCTCGCGGAGCTGCTCCTGGAGCAGGAGGATCTCCAGGGCGCCCTGGAGGCCGCCCAGGAGGCCGTGGTCCGCCGGAAGGACGGGGAGACGCTGCTGTTGCTGGGGCAGGTCCACCTGGCCCGCGGCGAGAGCGCCCTGGCCGTGCCCGTGCTCAAGGACGCCAGCGCCTACCTGCCGGGCGACCTGCATGTGCGGGAGGCCCTGGCCGAAGCCTATCTCCTGCAGGACGAACGCCCCAAGGCCTTCGCCATCCTCCATGAGCTGCTCCTGCAGAACCCGGGGGATCCGCAGCTGCTGCTGATGCTGGATGCCGAGACCCACCCCCAGCTGCGGGAGGCCCGGGACGGCAAGCCCGGCACCCAGACCCTGCTGGACGAGGCCGAGACCCTCCTGGACGAGGACCAGCTGGAATCCGCCGCCCTCCTCCTGAAGCGCGCCCGCCGCAAGGGCCGGAGCCAGCGCCTCGAGTGGCTCGAGCTGCGCCTGGCCTTCCTCCGGCAGCCTGAAAAGACCCTGAAGGCCGCCCTCGACTTCGCCTGCTCCGACCGCCACCCCCGCCTGTGCTTCCTCGCCCTGCGCCTGGTGCTCGAACACCTCATGGCCCAGAAGCGGGAACCGGAGATCGCCCGGGCCCTGGACGCCTTCCTCACCCGGCACCCCAAGAGCAGTGGCGCCTGGGAAGCCGCCCTCATGCGCCTGGCCTACCGCCTCATGAACGGCCAGGTCACCGAGCAGGACCTCGTCGAGGTCCGCCGTCTCCACGCCCACCCCCTGCCCGGCCTGGAGCCCCGCGCCCGCACCCTGCTGGGGCAGTACCTGTTGGCCCTGAAGCACCATCAGGATGTGCTGGACCTGCTGGACCCCCTCCTGGAAAAAGAGCCCACCCTCATCAACCATTTCCAGCTGGGCGCGGCCCTGGCGGGTCTGGGCGAGCGGGAGGAGGCCCGGATCCTGCTCAAGGCCGGCCTGGAGGCCGACCCCGGGGACCTCAACGAATCGCAGGCCAAGGGCGTCCGGTCCCAGATCCGGGGCCTCATGAAGGAATTGGACGAGCCGCCCCAGCCGTGA
- a CDS encoding MqnA/MqnD/SBP family protein, giving the protein MKFTIAHSPDSDDAYMMAPLALGWLDPEGFDITFVRKDIETLNAEAVEARYDVTAISFGAYPELNDRYDLLTAGSSIQEGTGPLVVSRTPMDVAALKSLTIAIPGRRTSAYLAMRKWCAEHGFEAAVELVPFDQILPAVAEGRFEAGLLIHESQLMYQDAGLRLVVDLGAWWKHAYDLPLPMGGNAIRKDLPAEVKQRFAILMRKSVEMARARHWESVDYSQSFGRGMDREMIGRYVNAWVNDFTVDPGPRGREAVTRLLGLEPVWIQG; this is encoded by the coding sequence ATGAAGTTCACCATCGCCCACAGCCCCGATTCTGACGACGCCTACATGATGGCCCCCCTGGCCCTGGGGTGGCTGGATCCTGAGGGCTTCGACATCACCTTCGTCCGCAAGGACATCGAAACCCTGAACGCCGAGGCCGTGGAGGCCCGCTACGATGTGACCGCCATCAGCTTCGGCGCCTACCCTGAATTGAACGACCGCTATGACCTGTTGACGGCGGGTTCGAGCATCCAGGAGGGCACGGGCCCGCTGGTGGTGAGCCGCACCCCCATGGATGTGGCGGCCCTGAAGAGCCTGACCATCGCCATCCCGGGACGCCGCACCAGCGCCTACCTGGCCATGCGGAAGTGGTGCGCCGAGCATGGCTTCGAGGCCGCGGTCGAGCTCGTGCCCTTCGACCAGATCCTGCCGGCCGTCGCCGAGGGCCGTTTCGAGGCGGGCCTGCTCATCCACGAGAGCCAGCTCATGTACCAGGACGCGGGGCTGCGCCTGGTGGTGGACCTGGGCGCCTGGTGGAAGCACGCCTACGATCTGCCCCTGCCCATGGGCGGCAACGCCATCCGGAAGGACCTGCCCGCCGAGGTGAAGCAGCGCTTCGCCATCCTGATGCGGAAGAGCGTCGAGATGGCCCGTGCCCGCCACTGGGAGAGCGTGGACTACAGCCAGTCCTTCGGCCGCGGCATGGACCGCGAGATGATCGGCCGCTATGTGAACGCCTGGGTGAACGACTTCACGGTGGACCCCGGGCCCCGGGGCCGGGAGGCCGTCACCCGGCTGCTGGGCCTCGAACCCGTGTGGATCCAGGGCTGA
- a CDS encoding acyclic terpene utilization AtuA family protein, protein MSKLVRIANGQGFWGDSIDAPVRLVEAGGIDYLTLDYLAEVTLSIMQKQRRKDPNLGYATDFVDLMKRVLPQLKATGIRVVANAGGVNPEACRAAVLEVARQLGITGLKVATVTGDDVLARLPEFEAKGLKLANMDTGEGLFDAPRTILSANVYLQTQAMVEALDTGADIVLTGRCTDPGLTLAPLIHEFKWAPEDWNRLAAGTVAGHILECGAQSTGGNFSRWWEVPELWNVGYPIAEVAEDGTFVITKHAGTGGLVTVDTVSEQLVYEMGDPENYITPDVVADFTSIHLEPAGPDRVRVSGITGKPRTPFLKVSGAYLKGYKATGQLTLCGPRALEKAQLCADIVWKRLKAAGFDYEHTDAEFLGASTVHAGIAPAPADPAEIVLRLSVKDPDRKKVERFGREIAPLVTAGPAGVTGFAGGRPKAQEIVAYWPALLPRELVTWRVSVEEI, encoded by the coding sequence ATGTCCAAGCTCGTCCGCATCGCCAATGGCCAAGGTTTCTGGGGCGACAGCATCGACGCCCCGGTGCGCCTGGTGGAGGCCGGGGGCATCGACTACCTGACGCTGGACTACCTGGCCGAGGTCACGCTCTCCATCATGCAGAAGCAGCGCCGGAAGGATCCGAATCTGGGCTATGCCACCGATTTCGTGGACTTGATGAAGCGCGTGCTGCCCCAGCTCAAGGCCACCGGCATCCGCGTGGTGGCCAACGCCGGCGGCGTGAACCCCGAGGCCTGCCGCGCCGCCGTGCTGGAGGTCGCCCGCCAGCTGGGCATCACGGGCCTGAAGGTCGCCACCGTGACCGGCGACGATGTGCTGGCCCGGCTCCCCGAGTTCGAGGCGAAGGGCCTGAAGCTGGCGAACATGGACACCGGCGAGGGCCTCTTCGACGCGCCGCGGACCATCCTCAGCGCCAATGTCTACCTCCAGACCCAGGCCATGGTGGAGGCGCTGGACACCGGCGCGGACATCGTGCTGACGGGCCGCTGCACGGACCCGGGCCTGACCCTGGCGCCCCTGATCCACGAGTTCAAGTGGGCCCCGGAGGATTGGAACCGCCTGGCCGCGGGCACGGTGGCGGGCCACATCCTCGAGTGCGGCGCCCAGAGCACCGGCGGGAACTTCAGCCGCTGGTGGGAGGTGCCCGAACTCTGGAATGTGGGCTATCCCATCGCCGAGGTCGCGGAGGACGGCACCTTCGTCATCACCAAGCACGCCGGCACCGGCGGCCTGGTCACCGTGGATACGGTCAGCGAGCAGCTGGTCTACGAGATGGGCGACCCGGAGAACTACATCACGCCCGATGTGGTGGCGGATTTCACGAGCATCCACCTCGAACCGGCCGGACCCGACCGGGTGCGCGTCAGCGGGATCACCGGCAAGCCCCGCACGCCCTTTCTCAAGGTGAGCGGGGCCTACCTCAAGGGCTACAAGGCCACGGGCCAGCTGACCCTCTGCGGCCCCCGGGCCCTGGAGAAGGCGCAGCTCTGCGCGGACATCGTCTGGAAGCGCCTGAAGGCCGCGGGCTTCGACTACGAACACACGGACGCCGAATTCCTGGGCGCCAGCACGGTGCACGCGGGCATCGCACCCGCCCCGGCGGATCCCGCCGAGATTGTGCTGCGCCTCAGCGTGAAAGACCCCGATCGGAAAAAAGTGGAACGCTTCGGCCGGGAGATCGCCCCGCTCGTCACGGCGGGCCCGGCGGGCGTCACCGGTTTCGCCGGAGGCCGTCCCAAGGCCCAGGAGATCGTGGCCTACTGGCCTGCCCTGCTGCCCCGGGAGCTCGTCACCTGGCGGGTGAGCGTCGAGGAGATCTGA
- a CDS encoding S1C family serine protease, giving the protein MRRSILILGLLSAGVFAGWCGHALTPSLARPRPVEPRGPLPEWEQVPIRRFKEAAPSVVYITTTEERSRDFFGLDVVEVPAGSGTGFIWDAEGHVVTNFHVIQGAARAYITLADGSRHEAAYVGGAPDKDLAVLLLAKTPPKLRPIPLGSSADLQVGQAVLAIGNPFGLDQTLTTGVVSALGREIQSVTRRRIAGVIQTDAAINPGNSGGPLLDSAGRLIGVNTAIQSPSGASAGIGFAVPVDTVNRVVPQLIARGKLERPDLGLEPVAPRLVERAFGPQKGVMVGKVFRGSAAARAGLQGVGVDGRRVVAGDLIQAVNGRVIEDWDGLLDAVEALPLGSSAQLDIQREGRKLRVPIRLEAARE; this is encoded by the coding sequence ATGCGCCGAAGCATTCTCATCCTCGGCCTCTTGTCCGCGGGCGTCTTCGCGGGCTGGTGTGGCCACGCCCTCACCCCGAGCCTCGCCAGGCCCCGTCCCGTGGAGCCCCGCGGCCCGCTGCCCGAGTGGGAACAGGTGCCCATCCGCCGCTTCAAGGAGGCCGCCCCCAGCGTGGTCTACATCACCACCACCGAGGAGCGCAGCCGGGATTTCTTCGGGCTCGATGTGGTGGAGGTCCCGGCGGGCTCGGGCACGGGCTTCATCTGGGATGCGGAAGGGCATGTGGTGACGAACTTCCATGTCATCCAGGGGGCCGCGCGGGCCTACATCACCCTGGCGGACGGCAGCCGCCACGAGGCCGCCTATGTGGGCGGAGCCCCGGACAAGGACCTGGCCGTGCTCCTGCTGGCGAAGACGCCCCCGAAGCTGCGCCCCATCCCCCTGGGCAGCAGCGCCGACCTGCAGGTGGGCCAGGCCGTGCTGGCCATCGGCAATCCCTTCGGCCTGGACCAGACGCTCACCACCGGCGTGGTCTCGGCCCTGGGCCGCGAAATCCAGAGCGTCACCCGGCGCCGCATCGCCGGCGTCATCCAGACGGACGCGGCCATCAACCCCGGCAACAGCGGCGGGCCGCTGCTGGACAGCGCGGGCCGCCTCATCGGCGTGAACACCGCCATCCAGAGCCCCAGTGGCGCCAGCGCGGGCATCGGCTTCGCCGTGCCCGTGGATACCGTGAACCGCGTGGTGCCGCAGCTCATCGCCCGGGGCAAGCTGGAGCGCCCGGACCTGGGCCTCGAGCCCGTGGCGCCGCGGCTGGTGGAGCGCGCCTTCGGCCCCCAGAAAGGGGTGATGGTCGGCAAGGTGTTCAGGGGCAGCGCCGCGGCCCGGGCCGGTCTTCAGGGCGTGGGCGTCGACGGGCGCCGCGTGGTGGCCGGCGACCTCATCCAGGCCGTGAACGGCCGCGTCATCGAGGACTGGGACGGCCTGCTGGATGCCGTGGAGGCCCTGCCCCTGGGCAGCAGTGCCCAATTGGACATCCAGCGCGAGGGCCGGAAGCTGCGGGTGCCCATCCGCCTGGAGGCGGCGCGGGAGTGA
- a CDS encoding Hsp20/alpha crystallin family protein — translation MTILRTRTPQVTPATAASLEPFRFMRDFMRWDPLRDYDLGAPTAAFMPSFDVKESPDAYQFRADLPGILEADLEISLEGTRLTVAGKREEEVLKDGERIHLSERSHGHFSRTFSLPEDVEGEKVVAELRNGVLTLMVPKRPEVRPRKISVSLG, via the coding sequence ATGACCATCCTTCGCACCCGCACCCCCCAAGTGACGCCGGCCACGGCCGCGAGCCTGGAGCCCTTCCGCTTCATGCGCGATTTCATGCGCTGGGACCCGCTCCGCGACTATGACCTCGGCGCCCCGACCGCCGCCTTCATGCCCAGCTTCGATGTGAAGGAGAGCCCGGATGCCTACCAGTTCCGGGCCGACCTGCCCGGCATCCTCGAGGCTGACCTCGAGATCAGCCTGGAGGGGACCCGCCTCACCGTGGCCGGCAAGCGCGAGGAGGAGGTCCTGAAGGACGGCGAGCGCATCCATCTGTCCGAGCGCAGCCACGGCCACTTCAGCCGCACCTTCAGCCTTCCCGAAGATGTGGAGGGCGAGAAGGTGGTGGCGGAACTCCGCAACGGCGTCCTGACCCTCATGGTGCCGAAGCGCCCGGAGGTCCGGCCCCGCAAGATCAGTGTCAGCCTCGGATGA
- a CDS encoding tetratricopeptide repeat protein → MSDEQDRQDKRQEAMEWVGKAYQLHMKNEVAKAISLYTKSIEICPTAEAYTFRGWARSFEKDYASAIEDCHRAIDLDPEFGNPYNDIGAYYVEQGEPDEAIPWLRMALKAKRYESYCFPHFNLGRVYEAKGQLDKALEHFRHALDENPRYILAAKAVERVKGKLAAQNPETIR, encoded by the coding sequence ATGAGCGACGAGCAGGATCGGCAGGACAAGCGCCAGGAAGCCATGGAGTGGGTGGGGAAGGCCTATCAGCTCCACATGAAGAACGAGGTGGCGAAGGCCATCAGCCTCTACACCAAGTCCATCGAAATCTGCCCCACGGCGGAGGCCTACACCTTCCGGGGCTGGGCCCGGTCCTTCGAGAAGGACTACGCCTCGGCCATCGAGGACTGCCACCGGGCCATCGACCTGGATCCCGAGTTCGGCAATCCCTACAACGACATCGGCGCCTACTATGTCGAGCAGGGCGAGCCCGACGAGGCGATTCCCTGGCTGCGCATGGCCCTGAAGGCCAAGCGCTATGAAAGCTACTGCTTCCCCCACTTCAACCTGGGCCGTGTCTATGAGGCCAAGGGCCAGCTGGACAAGGCCCTGGAGCACTTCCGCCACGCCCTGGACGAGAACCCACGCTACATCCTGGCCGCCAAGGCGGTGGAGCGCGTGAAGGGCAAGCTGGCCGCGCAGAACCCGGAGACGATCCGCTGA